Below is a window of Rhea pennata isolate bPtePen1 chromosome 2, bPtePen1.pri, whole genome shotgun sequence DNA.
TGATTCACTGGGTGGCAATGCCTTTTGTATTAAGAGTGCCATTGCTTCTGCTCAAACTAAAACAGCATCCTGCTTATGAACAGCGCAAATAATACCCATTAAGATAAAGTACATATGGCTGTGGAAAGTTTCAGGACCTTTTTCAGCTCTTGGAGTATGCAGCTGTGTTCATAAAGATGACTCTCAACTTTTTTGGATATGATAGCTACGGTCTCTTGCCAGCTTTGTAGCATCAGCTGGTCTTTAAACAGTAACAGTGCACCTTCTGGCTGGTGTGTGTAAGGAGCGGGTGGATGTCTGGTATTAATCAAGGATAGAAAACACAGCATATGAAGCTGTGATGGGAAACGCACTTGGGTGCGTTCAGGCATATGTGGTGTGACCACTGAGTATGGTGGCATGAGATGTAATGCTACTGAAAGACAAGGGGGAGTGGGAAGGCCTTATCATCTACATTTATAAGATCACAGCGTCAAGTACTTATGTGCTGCCTCATTGTTTTTGGTGTGTGTTTCTGTAGCAGATGCTCAGTGTGTTCCTGCCTTGGATGTCGCGTCCATGACTGCAGATAAAGCTGAGTCCATTCTTAAAGGAGATGCGGAGCCTCCTCAAGCAGTGGATGCTGGAtttgcctctgcagcagaagccaTGCCTCTCCATGCCTTAGATAGCAGGTTTGCTCCTGCAGTGGAAACAGTGTCTCCTAATGCTGTTGATGCTGCCTTTGCCCCAGCAGCAGATGCTGGGTTTGCCCCAGCAGCAGATACTAAATCTTGTCATGCGGTGGATTTGGAGTttgcacaagcagcagcagatgcagTGATTGCCCCACCAGCAGATACCAAGTCTCATCACACTATGGATTTGGAGGTTTCCCCAGCAGAAGATGCAGGTTTTGCCCCAACAGCAGATGCTGTGTCTCACCATGCTATGGATTTGGCGTTTGCCCCTGAAGCAAATGCAGAGTTTGCCCCAGCAGCGGATACTACTTCTCACCACGCTATGGATTCGGAGTTTGCCCCAGCAGCAGATGCAAAGTTCGCCCTTGCAGCAGAAGCCAGCCATCTTCACGCTATGGACTCTGGGTTTGCCCCTGTAGCAGAAGACAAGGCTCTTTTTGCCATGGATGCTGGGTTTGCCTCTGTGCCTGAGGTGAAGTCTGTCCCTGCAGCTGACACCAAGGTTGCTGCATTTGAAGAGCTGATCACATCCGAGTCTACTGTGGAGCGAGACAAGTCACCCTTCAACAAGCCCCCAGCAGGTGATCAGATATTTGCATATCTGCCTGAAAGCTTCATTCAAGCTTGGAGTACTGTAGTAAATGGTGTGCGAAGGCCAGTATAAGTTGGCACAGCTCTCGCAACAACACCCTCAGTAGCACATAGTGACTGCTACAGAGATGTGCAATCCTAGTAAGACTGTCAAAACAACTTCTTTTTTAAGTAGTTGAGATTATGATATGCCTTGCACTAAACTTCTTGAgcagagctcagctctgctgtcaAGATACAAAGGAATTGCTTCACAAGGATTTTCACTTCTAAAATGTGAGACTAGAATAAGTTAATGCTTGTTTTTAGGACTTGGCACCCTTTAGAGCTGTCTCTTTTAAGGATAGCTGTAGAAGCATTTTACTTCATCCCTTGTGATGTTTCTTTTGTATCATTATTTTCCGCAATATACTGAACAAAGCTGCTTAACTGAAAATGGTCTCTGAGTAGACTGATAAGCTTTGCTAATTTTGTGACATTTCCTTGGAATGACTGCAAGAGTCAATGGGGGAGGCAGGGCACtcgttttttttcccttatagGGGACAAGGGATTTTCTGCCCTGCGCAGATGTCTCAAAAGAGACTATCCTTTTTGAGAGGAATGGTCAAAGTATAACAGATAGTACTGGGGAGACCCAGAATGTTGATAGAGTGCAGAAAGAAGTGTAGTAAgatcttctttttcctttgttaccTTCTAACACTGTTTCATTTAATGATATAAataaactgcaaagaaaaggagttttaacaaaaaaaaaaatctctactaGATTGTAGTACTTGGACATAggtgagggaaggagaaggtaAATACCAGATAGTAGAGGGTGATTTGCTTTAGCAGAACACTTAGGCTTCCAGTGGGGGAGACTTGGCAGAAAGTGATCCTCAAAAGCAGGTTATAGCTGTTATGAAAGTGAGGAAGACTTCTAATTTGTTGTGGAAGAGATGGATTAGATAAGGAAGTCGTTTTATCTATCTTAATCTGATCTAAATTGAAAATTATATgaacttttgttcttttcactttattttcagaagcaacTGCAAACACGGAACAAGAGTTGAAGGTCCCAGAAGCTTGTGCTGAGCTTCCCTTAGAGAAAGCCAAAGACATTGGGTCATCTCCCAGCCACCATACAGAGCATCTTCCAGAAAAAGTAGATCAAATTCTAGAACCAGCAGGTGAGCAATGAGAACTGCAGTAGGATACCAGAGCCAGCACTTCACCATCACCTAATTCCTCCCCATCACCCAAATTATCTTTCTTGCAAacagtcttctcctctcctcattGAGGACAAAGTGACCACGATTTAATTTCAGTGAGGTTGTTATGAGCATGTGCAAATGTGAGGGCTGTGTTTAAGATATGTGGTAGCCTTAACTTTTGAAGCTACCCTCGTATAACTTGCCTTTGTTTCTTCCTGATCTATGGTTGTATTAATTTATTATGATGTCTGTCACAGCCTTTGtttataatgtatttaattttatttaaatttaaaaaacatcaaaCTAATCTCCAACATAATTATATCTTATGAACTTAAGCTTGTATACAGGTAAGAATTTTGTAGTGTGTAAGTTCTTCTAGGAGACATCTTCTAAAGTTTATTTGAATACTAGATAATAACAAGAGGGTGATTCCAGACTGACAACGGAGTGCATTTTGGATTTGAATTCCTGTAGGAAGCTAGTATGGTCTGAATTCAGTtgactacaaagaaaaaaatatctcacCCTGTATATAAGTGCCAAGACAGTCCTGGTTTCATATTTTACCTCTATTTCAGTATGTCAGCCAAAATAGAAAACTTCTGTGCAAATGAGATTGAGGAGATAATACATATGGTAGACTATCAAATCTTATAAACTTCATCcctatttgaaacaaaaacGAAACAAAAAGTATACTCTTCCCAAGAGCTTGCTCCTAAACTTCTGGTTACTCTATTTGTAAGAACTGAAACattctctttatattttctatatttctgtTCAATTCCAGTAGAAGCAAAAGAAGCCATGGCACTAGAGAATAAAGAACTCCTTCCAGAAAAACCTGTTACTACTGCGGATCTTACAGTTACAGAGAGACCAAAGGAGGAAGCTGAACATAACCATGCAGAACCCCAGCAAGAAAAAGCCCTGCAAGAGACTACAGGTAGGATATAGATAATAATCAAGTTTTAGAATGGAAATAGCCCCTGGGAACTGTTCACCTTCTCCTCCTGACTGCATTGCCACCTGAGCaagcaaaaatctcttttgcaCCAAGGTGCTGTTCTTTGCATTTATCATATTGATTTTGCTCACACTTTGCCTCTAAACATGCTTTTTCCTCCACCCCTCCTTGTTCACAGGACTAAAAGTCCAAACATGCGCGCTTCTATTATTTTATCACTGGGACTGCCTTATATTTTCTGCTGTAGAATTTAAAACCTCAACATCTTTTTTGCTATCTACCAcataggttttttttattttggtattaaAAAGGGCCATTaattctgattaaaatattcttagtgAAGACCTCCTTCCAAATTGAGTTGTGTAATTAccaaaggaaaatgtaattttcttcctgctccacTAACTCAGCCTCTCCAATGAGCTATTATTGCTTATGTGTCTGACTGGAAGCTGATTTGTGGGCCAGGGCTAACTGACAAATGACTGATGCTCCTTTTAAGATCAGTGGCCTAAGGAAACTAGTGCTGCATATAACTGAGTACAGCAGATGACTTCTGCTATAGAAGTTCTGCCTTGCACTGCTTTGTGGGTGCTGAGGGAAACATCACTGTTGCACCCCTACCTCCCATTACTCCTGTCCTCTCTTCCCTAGTCTCATATTTCCActaaacttctgttttctcagtttggaaagctgccaaagtAAAGGGATATAAAAAAGTGCATCTGTTGTCTTGTCTTGCTAAGACAAAATGGATCTTTAAtgctttataaaaacagatAATGTGTCCTTACAAGAGCAATTGCTTTCTGGTAGGGCAAGAGCATGTATCAGAAATAATCTTTAATATTGTTGACATATTTATTGGCAATACTTTAAATAGGTTCTAGGTGAAAATTTCTATTCCAGCACCGCTGAGATGGATTTAGAATTAGTACAGTATCAGTGCTGAAAGTTCTGCGTTTATGATTATATGGACTATTTTAGATAGctaaagcaacattttttgttgtttttcttataaGACGAATAGTTGCTTTGATATTTGAGCAGGCTTCCTGTATTCCAGGTCTACCTACTGCACAATTAAGGCAAGCTAACAAATCAAGTGAACGCAGGTTTGGCAGAGCAAAACCTGCAGCAGTGCCTATTGCAGATGTGCCAGAGGAACGTCTAATAGGCTTCCCACAACAGAAGAGTCCTGACCCAAAAGTAGACCCCTATTCTATAGCAGAGCTTGGATGGGTTGCTGGAACATCCCCTCGCACTAGGGTTTCCCATAAAAAGGCATCAGAGCAACCGTCCAGTGTGCTATCAGAGTTTGCGGAGAGCTACAGAGATGTGCCAAGGGAGAGCTGGGATTTGGAAGGTTCTTCAGTCATtgtgaagaagaagaagaagaaaccaaaacaaaagagaaatcagcAGCCAAGAACAGTGGAGTTCTGGGATGAAAATACTGCAGTCGCCCAAGCACCTAAAAGTTGTCCTTTTGCTGTTGAACCGCAAAAACCAGATGTCCGTCCCATCTTGCCTGCTGATGCTCGCAAAGAGCAGTCGGTTGCCTCAGGAAACAGAGCTTCAGACATGCCAAAGGATGCTAAAATAACAGCTGGAAATCTGATCTTGGATGATCAGAATGCCTTCGCAATGCCAGCACCCAGAGAGCAGGCCCAAAAAACTGACACACTGATTGAGTCTGTGTTGGATGCAAAAAATGGAGACTTcacaaaaacagaggaaatgagAGATGACAGTTTGTTGCAGtctaaaggcaaaataaaaccGATTTCCTTGGAGCAGATGGACAAAGCAGACGAGATGAAGGTGGGGGAACCTGTTAAAGCAAAGGTGCCGACAAAGCCTGTGGAAATAAGTCAtcttgataaaaatgaaaagagggaGTATAAGGAGTCAGATTGTTCAGACCTGAAGGCATCTCTTTCAGAAGAGATCAATCTAAGCAAAGTAGAAACTTCTTTAAAGACCAAACCTTCGGAAGTCCCCCTTTCTGATAAAGGTAAGGAGACCGAGTGCACATCTCCCAGGCATGAGACTGTCCCCACTGAGCTTCAGACTTCCAGTGGttcactggaagaaaaagcaaagagaagagataGTGAaaagagccaagaggctgaaAATGAATCTTTCAAGCATCCTGATCTTCTGCAGACTAGAGCCCCAGTAGACAAGCTTCCTCACACGCCAAAAACAGCTGACAAAACTAAAGCAGTTTCCCCCAATAAGTGGGCAGAGATCAACTTTGGTACTTCTGAGGGAGTACTGAAGACCACAGCAGATGCTAATAAAACGTCTGTTACACCATTAGTTGTACCAAAACCTGAAGAAGTTATTCTTTCGAGAAACAGAAAGGCTGACAGTTTTTCAGAGCAGATGTTACTTGCAGCAGCTCAATCTGATACAGCCAAACATCCCACCTCTGCTGAAGTAGCAGATTCCCCTGACAAAAACAAAGAGCCTGGATTTATTGCATTAGAGCATCAGACTGCAAAAGACCTCAATATTGTACAGGGGTTGGACAAACCTAAAAAAAAGCGTGGTGAAGGGAAAGtcagaaaaattaagaatttccCTGAGCAGATAACACTTTCGGAGGATGCAAGCAAACTTACTAGTGGTGGGAAGACAGATGAGACAATAAAAGAACCGACTTTCCCTGATAAAGGCAGAGAGACTGGTTTTACTACAAGAGGATATCCATCAGCACACATTGCACATAGTTCtactgcaaaagcagcagacaAGGCCAAAAAAAGAGGTAGtgatggaaaaagtaaaaaaagtgagaaaggttttttccagcagccttttctttttgagagtAAGAGGGATGTAAGTAGTTCTTCTGACATAATCAACAAACCTAAAGAAATCGGCATTAGTGataaaggcagagagagaggctgTCTTACTGCTGAGTATTTTCAGGAGAATGTATCAGAGGTAGCTAAAGCACAAAGTCCCATTGAACGGGTGACTGAGGAGCCCAAACAAAGTGTTGGAAAAAGTGAAGTAGCACTTTTGGGCGCTTCAGAGCAGCCGTTACCTCTGAAGAGTGGGACGGAGGAAGCAAAGTGTCTCGCTATGGCTGACACAGTCAGCAAAACGATGGAGACAAATGTGATGAGTAAAGGCAAAGAGGCTGGATTTACTTCCCCAGATAAATCAGTTATGACAGATTCTAACGCAATGTCGGCAGACAAACCTAGGAAGAGGTGTAgtgatgggaaaagaaaaaatgaaaaaaatcattttgggcAGCCTGCCATCCTGGAGACTAGGGCAGAAGCAAGTCATCTTCCAAGCAAAGAGGAGGTGGCTGGAAGCACAGAAAAGGTGACCCCTGATAAAGATAAAACGTCTGATTTTGAAGGAGATCTTTTGCTGGAGGATCTGACAGGTAGGAACAAAGAGATGATGGAAAAGCCTGAAATACAAGGTGACACTAGGAAAAGCTGCTCTAATACGCTAGTTGTGTCAGGTTATAAAATAGAGACAGCAAAGCCAGAAGTGGTCAAAACTATAGAAACTTGGCCCACTGATAAAGGTAAGGAAATGATCATTAATCCATCAGAGCCTGTCCCAGAGAACAGGACAGATGGAGCTATGGCACGCAGCCCCGGCAGCAAAACAGTGACAGACGAGCCTAAGAAAAAGGGTGGAGatgtgaaatgcaaaaagcctgAAAACACTCTTGAGGGCTCTGTCATGCTGGGTCTAGATAAAATCCCTGCAGGAACTGAAGAGATGGGAAACATTACAGAAATTCAGTCTCTGGGTAAAGGCAAAGAGAGTAGTTTTCCTTCCACAGTGAGTGTGCTTGGTGATTTAGCTGATACAGCTTCTACTAAGCCTCTAGAGCCAGAAAAATTAAGCGcaagtattaaagaaaaatataggaaGATGGAGGCTGGTTTGGAGCAGGCATTTCTCCTGGATCCTAACACTGCTGGAGCAACGTTTGCTATTGGCGACACGGGGAGAGCTCCTGGATCCAAGGCAGAAGGCTCCACTCGCTGTAGCAACGTGGCTGGACTCCCTGTTTtagagcagcctgctctaaACTCCAGCTCCCCAGTGCCAGATCACAGTTTGGCCCCGGAACCTGATAGATCTAAAAAGAGGAGTAGTGATGGAAGAAgtaaaaaagctaaaaatgccTCTGAGCCAGCTTTTCTAGGGACAAAAACAAGGAGGAGTGACGCGCAGCCTCCCGTGGCATCAGAGATGCACTATGGAGTAGAAGAAATGGATTTTGtagatgaaaacagaaatattaaaaatttcccCCTTGGCCCACGAATGCCCTGGGATACTGAGGAGAGCTTCTTTGAGTCCTTTGCTCAAGCAGCAGTAGTTAGCCCTGAAGGACCTGGCAGTGTTTCTTCTGGCTTCCCAAAGCAAGCGGAAAAGAATGCTGGAGGTAAGGCACTCCCTTCTTCTGGAGCGGTGTTGGAGAACAGCAGCCCAGGGCCTGGGTCTAGTGATAAAAAGGAGATGCCTGAACAGAGATCTTACGAGCACCTGGTCAATCTGGGCCACAAAGAGCCTGGAAAAGACATTTCaatgaaagaggaggagaaaaccaGGGATACTAGTGTCTGGGATGAGAGGAAGACGGATAACCAACTTTCTTTGGATCAGACAGTTAAACATGGTGTTACATCAAAAAAGGATGAAGTTCTTTCTACAATAGCAAAGgtagatgaaaaagaaataaaaattacagataaaaGGCAAGACCCTGGCTGCACCTCCTCAGACCTTCTGTGGAAAGTGGCAGACACGAAAAGCAGAACAGCTCCTGTAGGTGCCAAAGTGACAGtaagaacagaagaaactgTCTCTTTTGGTGAGAAGGACACTGGGTGTGGTTCCTCTGGCTTCCCAGACGCGGCTGTGCCGCTGGCTGCAGCACGGGCGTCGATGGAGAGCAGTGCTGAAGAGGCCAAGCTGCCTGGAGGCAGCGGGGGTGAGCAGAGCTTGCTGAAGGACGCGGTCAGGTTAGACCTGGATGCTAAAGTAGATGAAGCAGAGGCTGCTAGTTTAAATCTGAGAGCTGCCCAAACAGCCAAAGTAAGCCCTAAAGATAACGGTAAAAGTAGTTCTCAACTCGCGGAAGAGGCTGCTGCTCAAGATGGGGAAGCTCACGTGAAGGATGTCCCGGCTTTGAAGGCCAGAGCAGATAAATCTGAAgatgcagtgaaagaaaaagaagaggaatgtGAAGAAAAACCTGTGAAGgaggcaaagaaagaagaaagagttaAAGCAAAAGAACCGCTGAAAGGCTACATGAGACCCACAAAGTCGAGAGGTGGTCCGACTCCAGCTGTGCCGGCCAGGCCCGCCGCTCAGGAGCGAGAGAAACCAAAGCAGCCGAGACCCGCTGGTATGAGCCggcagaggcaagagaaagGTGTGTGCTTGCGATTCGAGCTAGCGGCAGCAATGCAGACGGCTTGCGTGCAAGACCTTGCTATTTGTCAGTGCGTTAGCATGAATCCGTGATTTTTAATCCTATGTGGCACAAACAAGTGTGGCATGACTGGTTTTTTGGCTGATCTTAAAAGGCTGTTAGTTCTGCTTGCCTGTCTCACAGTGCTAATTCCCAAACTTTGAAGAACTGACGGCTTGGTTTAAGTtccagaactgatttttttgtttgttttgttttgttcattcaGAGTTAATTTGGCATACATATTATACCACCTAACTTTTAAGTAAACTTGCACTTTTGGGGTTCAGTTACATTAGCCTCTTGTCATCAGAGACCAGAACGA
It encodes the following:
- the MAP4 gene encoding microtubule-associated protein 4 isoform X1; protein product: MADLDHNLSLADALTEPPPEIEEEVKRDFIATLEAEKFDDVVGETVDKTDYVPLLDDDDDVDGKAGSQEPKSKPHPDSIQVEHTSASGPTVLENGDHGIENNRTVFQGEIMDESISYEDYFDRNDTCTMDDRDLCFESQPVFKPMEMADPFSMHRGENLPDLSFPTDMQHVPMFADHVAVSRDIHAPHASMMVPDQPFLGSPYSPAEVLDPSAFIGLDSAAEYLQDTAVPEEHWMGAQHAAKGPDAAFFVEPPVPSTVTEAKKLHVPEGPAAVDPAFDPTALMASSGEAETTGAPQGAASADAQCVPALDVASMTADKAESILKGDAEPPQAVDAGFASAAEAMPLHALDSRFAPAVETVSPNAVDAAFAPAADAGFAPAADTKSCHAVDLEFAQAAADAVIAPPADTKSHHTMDLEVSPAEDAGFAPTADAVSHHAMDLAFAPEANAEFAPAADTTSHHAMDSEFAPAADAKFALAAEASHLHAMDSGFAPVAEDKALFAMDAGFASVPEVKSVPAADTKVAAFEELITSESTVERDKSPFNKPPAEATANTEQELKVPEACAELPLEKAKDIGSSPSHHTEHLPEKVDQILEPAVEAKEAMALENKELLPEKPVTTADLTVTERPKEEAEHNHAEPQQEKALQETTGLPTAQLRQANKSSERRFGRAKPAAVPIADVPEERLIGFPQQKSPDPKVDPYSIAELGWVAGTSPRTRVSHKKASEQPSSVLSEFAESYRDVPRESWDLEGSSVIVKKKKKKPKQKRNQQPRTVEFWDENTAVAQAPKSCPFAVEPQKPDVRPILPADARKEQSVASGNRASDMPKDAKITAGNLILDDQNAFAMPAPREQAQKTDTLIESVLDAKNGDFTKTEEMRDDSLLQSKGKIKPISLEQMDKADEMKVGEPVKAKVPTKPVEISHLDKNEKREYKESDCSDLKASLSEEINLSKVETSLKTKPSEVPLSDKGKETECTSPRHETVPTELQTSSGSLEEKAKRRDSEKSQEAENESFKHPDLLQTRAPVDKLPHTPKTADKTKAVSPNKWAEINFGTSEGVLKTTADANKTSVTPLVVPKPEEVILSRNRKADSFSEQMLLAAAQSDTAKHPTSAEVADSPDKNKEPGFIALEHQTAKDLNIVQGLDKPKKKRGEGKVRKIKNFPEQITLSEDASKLTSGGKTDETIKEPTFPDKGRETGFTTRGYPSAHIAHSSTAKAADKAKKRGSDGKSKKSEKGFFQQPFLFESKRDVSSSSDIINKPKEIGISDKGRERGCLTAEYFQENVSEVAKAQSPIERVTEEPKQSVGKSEVALLGASEQPLPLKSGTEEAKCLAMADTVSKTMETNVMSKGKEAGFTSPDKSVMTDSNAMSADKPRKRCSDGKRKNEKNHFGQPAILETRAEASHLPSKEEVAGSTEKVTPDKDKTSDFEGDLLLEDLTGRNKEMMEKPEIQGDTRKSCSNTLVVSGYKIETAKPEVVKTIETWPTDKGKEMIINPSEPVPENRTDGAMARSPGSKTVTDEPKKKGGDVKCKKPENTLEGSVMLGLDKIPAGTEEMGNITEIQSLGKGKESSFPSTVSVLGDLADTASTKPLEPEKLSASIKEKYRKMEAGLEQAFLLDPNTAGATFAIGDTGRAPGSKAEGSTRCSNVAGLPVLEQPALNSSSPVPDHSLAPEPDRSKKRSSDGRSKKAKNASEPAFLGTKTRRSDAQPPVASEMHYGVEEMDFVDENRNIKNFPLGPRMPWDTEESFFESFAQAAVVSPEGPGSVSSGFPKQAEKNAGGKALPSSGAVLENSSPGPGSSDKKEMPEQRSYEHLVNLGHKEPGKDISMKEEEKTRDTSVWDERKTDNQLSLDQTVKHGVTSKKDEVLSTIAKVDEKEIKITDKRQDPGCTSSDLLWKVADTKSRTAPVGAKVTVRTEETVSFGEKDTGCGSSGFPDAAVPLAAARASMESSAEEAKLPGGSGGEQSLLKDAVRLDLDAKVDEAEAASLNLRAAQTAKVSPKDNGKSSSQLAEEAAAQDGEAHVKDVPALKARADKSEDAVKEKEEECEEKPVKEAKKEERVKAKEPLKGYMRPTKSRGGPTPAVPARPAAQEREKPKQPRPAGMSRQRQEKAKPEETKPAEVVTGNDITTPPNKELPPSPEKKAKPAASTPSAKPAAPKARPLSATSPKRPASATPGQNKKPTSPTAGPTTAATPKRPATTTTRPATLTPKEAKPKVTDAKSPDKRTSLSKPPSSVTPRTAVKTSPATPRTTAASPVAAASALKNTAASPPKRPTSIKTDAKPADAKKTATKSPSADVSRPKSAPGNAVKSGATTPSTATSSTPALPGVATSRPKPKPAAAKPTTTSSATADAKKPAAAKPTTTSSTTADAKKPAAKAPTKPSTVSKPPRPTSSVSAPDLKNVRSKIGSTDNIKHQPGGGKGKVEKKPDSTGAARKPEPNAVSKMPPTKTAVTKEGTPKQPNGKVQIVSKKANYSHVQSKCGSKDNIKHVPGGGNVQIQNKKVDLSKVSSKCGSKANIKHKPGGGDVKIENQKLNFKEKAQAKVGSLDNVGHLPAGGTVKAEGSEEPAQLPPAPQSAEAPAARAGAAPWENGVGPAAPVAASGADPRDTQAFEARIQETSI
- the MAP4 gene encoding microtubule-associated protein 4 isoform X6 translates to MADLDHNLSLADALTEPPPEIEEEVKRDFIATLEAEKFDDVVGETVDKTDYVPLLDDDDDVDGKAGSQEPKSKPHPDSIQVEHTSASGPTVLENGDHGIENNRTVFQGEIMDESISYEDYFDRNDTCTMDDRDLCFESQPVFKPMEMADPFSMHRGENLPDLSFPTDMQHVPMFADHVAVSRDIHAPHASMMVPDQPFLGSPYSPAEVLDPSAFIGLDSAAEYLQDTAVPEEHWMGAQHAAKGPDAAFFVEPPVPSTVTEAKKLHVPEGPAAVDPAFDPTALMASSGEAETTGAPQGAASADAQCVPALDVASMTADKAESILKGDAEPPQAVDAGFASAAEAMPLHALDSRFAPAVETVSPNAVDAAFAPAADAGFAPAADTKSCHAVDLEFAQAAADAVIAPPADTKSHHTMDLEVSPAEDAGFAPTADAVSHHAMDLAFAPEANAEFAPAADTTSHHAMDSEFAPAADAKFALAAEASHLHAMDSGFAPVAEDKALFAMDAGFASVPEVKSVPAADTKVAAFEELITSESTVERDKSPFNKPPAEATANTEQELKVPEACAELPLEKAKDIGSSPSHHTEHLPEKVDQILEPAVEAKEAMALENKELLPEKPVTTADLTVTERPKEEAEHNHAEPQQEKALQETTGLPTAQLRQANKSSERRFGRAKPAAVPIADVPEERLIGFPQQKSPDPKVDPYSIAELGWVAGTSPRTRVSHKKASEQPSSVLSEFAESYRDVPRESWDLEGSSVIVKKKKKKPKQKRNQQPRTVEFWDENTAVAQAPKSCPFAVEPQKPDVRPILPADARKEQSVASGNRASDMPKDAKITAGNLILDDQNAFAMPAPREQAQKTDTLIESVLDAKNGDFTKTEEMRDDSLLQSKGKIKPISLEQMDKADEMKVGEPVKAKVPTKPVEISHLDKNEKREYKESDCSDLKASLSEEINLSKVETSLKTKPSEVPLSDKGKETECTSPRHETVPTELQTSSGSLEEKAKRRDSEKSQEAENESFKHPDLLQTRAPVDKLPHTPKTADKTKAVSPNKWAEINFGTSEGVLKTTADANKTSVTPLVVPKPEEVILSRNRKADSFSEQMLLAAAQSDTAKHPTSAEVADSPDKNKEPGFIALEHQTAKDLNIVQGLDKPKKKRGEGKVRKIKNFPEQITLSEDASKLTSGGKTDETIKEPTFPDKGRETGFTTRGYPSAHIAHSSTAKAADKAKKRGSDGKSKKSEKGFFQQPFLFESKRDVSSSSDIINKPKEIGISDKGRERGCLTAEYFQENVSEVAKAQSPIERVTEEPKQSVGKSEVALLGASEQPLPLKSGTEEAKCLAMADTVSKTMETNVMSKGKEAGFTSPDKSVMTDSNAMSADKPRKRCSDGKRKNEKNHFGQPAILETRAEASHLPSKEEVAGSTEKVTPDKDKTSDFEGDLLLEDLTGRNKEMMEKPEIQGDTRKSCSNTLVVSGYKIETAKPEVVKTIETWPTDKGKEMIINPSEPVPENRTDGAMARSPGSKTVTDEPKKKGGDVKCKKPENTLEGSVMLGLDKIPAGTEEMGNITEIQSLGKGKESSFPSTVSVLGDLADTASTKPLEPEKLSASIKEKYRKMEAGLEQAFLLDPNTAGATFAIGDTGRAPGSKAEGSTRCSNVAGLPVLEQPALNSSSPVPDHSLAPEPDRSKKRSSDGRSKKAKNASEPAFLGTKTRRSDAQPPVASEMHYGVEEMDFVDENRNIKNFPLGPRMPWDTEESFFESFAQAAVVSPEGPGSVSSGFPKQAEKNAGGKALPSSGAVLENSSPGPGSSDKKEMPEQRSYEHLVNLGHKEPGKDISMKEEEKTRDTSVWDERKTDNQLSLDQTVKHGVTSKKDEVLSTIAKVDEKEIKITDKRQDPGCTSSDLLWKVADTKSRTAPVGAKVTVRTEETVSFGEKDTGCGSSGFPDAAVPLAAARASMESSAEEAKLPGGSGGEQSLLKDAVRLDLDAKVDEAEAASLNLRAAQTAKVSPKDNGKSSSQLAEEAAAQDGEAHVKDVPALKARADKSEDAVKEKEEECEEKPVKEAKKEERVKAKEPLKGYMRPTKSRGGPTPAVPARPAAQEREKPKQPRPAGMSRQRQEKAKPEETKPAEVVTGNDITTPPNKELPPSPEKKAKPAASTPSAKPAAPKARPLSATSPKRPASATPGQNKKPTSPTAGPTTAATPKRPATTTTRPATLTPKEAKPKVTDAKSPDKRTSLSKPPSSVTPRTAVKTSPATPRTTAASPVAAASALKNTAASPPKRPTSIKTDAKPADAKKTATKSPSADVSRPKSAPGNAVKSGATTPSTATSSTPALPGVATSRPKPKPAAAKPTTTSSATADAKKPAAAKPTTTSSTTADAKKPAAKAPTKPSTVSKPPRPTSSVSAPDLKNVRSKIGSTDNIKHQPGGGKVQIVSKKANYSHVQSKCGSKDNIKHVPGGGNVQIQNKKVDLSKVSSKCGSKANIKHKPGGGDVKIENQKLNFKEKAQAKVGSLDNVGHLPAGGTVKAEGSEEPAQLPPAPQSAEAPAARAGAAPWENGVGPAAPVAASGADPRDTQAFEARIQETSI